The Phragmites australis chromosome 13, lpPhrAust1.1, whole genome shotgun sequence DNA window TGCTATTACGGTTCTTTTTTTATTGGTTCTTTAGTTGCTTTGACTATATCTCATTGTATTGTTTTTTAGTGTTTAGGATTTAGACTGGTTTCTTAACCTTttatgttttataatttttattcaaTTTTTCTTTAATTAACCAAACATATCAGTCTCTGGATCTTTGCCCGTtcgttttttttataaaaaaaaaccaatcGTGCCTGCACATAAGAACCCTTGACGTTGCTGTCCCCTGTGTCGGctaaaaccaacaaaaaaaaatatcccCCACGAGTCCCTTTCAAAAACAATATATCTTGAAGAAAACCTCGTCCACAAAAATCCGGGGCACGAGCCGTGATTGGCAGGGGAGCCGCCACCTTGGCAGGCGGGCCCACCCCCTTATCCTAGCTCCATGGCGCTCCTCACTCCTCGGCCCGCGTATAAATACGCCCCCGAGCTCACTGCCACTCACCACCTCGAAAAGTACACAAGCAAACAAACATAATCACCTCTCAGTTGAGCTCGCGAGCTCCACTCCAAGCTCCTCTACTCATGGCTCTGCAGGCTGCACTCCTCCCTTCCACTCTCTCCGTCCCCAAGAAGGTACTCTACCACAAGATCGATCGATTCGAACATGCAAAGCTCAAATCACTGGCAATTAATGCATTATTGTTCGCGATTCGTATACTGTTTCGTGGGTAATTTGTTCAGCTAACAAATATTTATCCATTGTTAACTCAGGGCAACTTGGTCGCCGCTCTGGTGAAGGACACGGCGTTCCTTAGCGTCACCCAaaagaagctgctggtgccgtcGCTTTCGGTGAGAGCGCAGGTggcgacggcgcccgtggccacCCCGGGGGCCAGCGCGTCGGTGGCGGACCGCAAGAAGACGCTGCGACAGGGCGTGGTGGTCATCACGGGCGCGTCGTCCGGGCTGGGCCTGGCCGCGGCGAAGGCGCTGGCGGAGACGGGCAAGTGGCACGTCGTGATGGCGTGCCGCGACTTTTtgaaggcggccaaggcggcCAAGGCGGCGGGGATGGCGGACGGCAGCTACACCATCATGCACCTGGACCTCGCCTCCCTCGACAGCGTCCGCCAGTTCGTCGACAACTTCCGCCGCGCTGGGATGCCGCTGGACTCGCTCGTCTGCAACGCCGCCATCTACCGCCCCACGGCGCGGACGCCAACGTTCACGGCGGACGGGTACGAGATGAGCGTGGGCGTCAACCACCTGGGCCACTTCCTCCTTGCGCGCCTTCTTCTCGACGACCTCAACAAGTCCGACTACCCGTCGCGGCGGCTCATCATCCTGGGCTCCATCACGGGCAACACCAACACGCTGGCGGGCAACGTGCCACCCAAGGCCGGGCTGGGCGATCTCCGCGGGCTCGCCGGCGGGCTGCGCGTGCAGAACGGGTCGGCGATGATCGATGGCGCGGAGAGCTTCGACGGCGCCAAGGCGTACAAGGACAGCAAGATCTGCAACATGCTGACGATGCAGGAGCTGCACCGGCGATACCACGAGGAGACTGGCATCACCTTCGCGTCCTTGTACCCGGGGTGCATCGCCACGACGGGGCTTTTCCGCGAGCACATCCCGCTGTTCCGGCTGCTGTTCCCGCCGTTCCAGAGGTTCATCACCAAGGGGTTTGTGTCAGAGGCGGAGTCCGGCAAGAGGCTGGCGCAGGTGGTGAGCGACCCTAGCCTGACCAAGTCTGGTGTGTACTGGAGCTGGAACAAGGACTCGGCGTCGTTCGAGAACCAGCTGTCGCAGGAGGCCAGCGACCCAGAGAAGGCTAGGAAGCTCTGGGAGATCAGCGAGAAGCTTGTTGGCCTCGCCTGAGCTGGAGTAGCTGACATGACAAGGCATTGTTGACAACTCTGTCGAGCATGTGTGATCAGCAGGGCAGtcattttgcttttgttgtggGTTGTGTACGATCAGGAATCGTTGTGTTTAGAAGCCTGTCCTGTTGTGTAcaattcctttttttctttctcaaacCATGGAATAAAATAACATGCTTTACCTTAGATTATTATGTTTGTTTCCCTCTGTTTTTGTATGGTTTGTTAGAACATGTAGAAATTAAAACAATTGACTAATATATAGTTTGATAGCTAATGAAGCATATATGTTTTGATCCTTGTCATCTACCAGACAGGGTAACTAAAAGGCAAACTAACTCGGCACAGCGAAATTTCCTATGGTCGATCGAGACGTACCGCGATTAATTACCAGTGATCCACTTCGACATAGCCTGGTATGCCGTTCCAGAGGTTCATCATCGTGTGGTTCGTGTCGGAGGCGGAGTCAGGAAAGAGGCTGGCACTCCCTATCCGATACCCAAATTCTCGTGGGCCCGATCTGATTGCAATCCAGTTTATTATGGGCCAAACCGGATCGCGAACTTCCTATGACCAAATTAATAATCGCGATCCAGGTatctagaaattttttattttcatttttcaaatttagcaattttagtgATCCTTTTGAAAAATAACAACTGTGGTAATTTTAAGCGGTCGTTTAGGAAAATAACAACTATATATGTCTGTCGCACTTTCAACAGGGGATAACTCAAAATTTATCtattttgtttcttattgtatAAGTAacttttgagttgaaatttttatGAGATCTATATGGTAGCATCCtctatattataatttttttttgaatttttcatgactatttatACAGTGTTTTTAATTTGAGAGCAATataatattgtatttttattttttttaaccaatTGTTAGTTGAAAGAACGATATGTTTATTTCTTTAAACAATTCGCTGGTTGGAAGGGTAACAGATGTCTATtcatactaatttttaaaacGTTCatctaaaattgctaaatttgaaaatttaaaatataaaaaattctaattatctATGGGTTCAAACGGATCGCGATCCAATTTCTCTCTCCCCGAGTTTGATCGCTCAGGATCCTACTGGTGGTAAGATCCACCTACGTTGGGCCTTGAAGTACGTTGGTTAACTACGAAGGCGTAATCCACTAGTTCGCGTCTCCGCCCGGCGATCACGAGCAGCGACGCGCCGGCCGCCGGAGTGCATGTCCTGGATCTGGATGCTCTCCGCGGCGGGTGCCGTGCTCCTGTGGGCGATCTCCCTCGGGCGGATCCTCTACTCTTCAGCGCCGTCCTGCGTGACCCTGAGCCCTGGCTTCCTGCCCCCTCTTCGCGGCGACAGGAGGGGCCGGAACGTGCTGCTGGTCGTCGCCCACCCCGACGACGAGTCCATGTATGTCACTTGCGTTCTCCCTAATTCCTCTCTGTGTAGGCTATAGAGTAGTTTGCAATGTGCCGCGCCCCAGCAGAGCATCGTGGTTTAGTATATCCTTTTTTCCTTTGTGCGAATCATGCACGCCACATGTTCGAAGTAATTCCTGTGCACACTGGACTGATCTGGATGGTATCCGATTAAGCATGGCGCATTGCTTAAGCTTAAGTGACTTGGAGGAAAAGAATAACTGTGCTCTGGTTTTTCGAAAATGTAAATGAAAGCAGTCCTGTAATCCTTGTGCTAAATGCTCAACTGTCTTGTTTGTGAAACGTCTGCTTAGTTctactttattttttttggttgatttcTCATGTTGTTACTACTGCAGGTTCTTCGCTCCAACAATTCTTTTCCTGAAGTCAAAGTGTCACAGCATTCACATTCTGTGCATGTCTCAAGGTAAGGTGTCTGGCATCTGACACTGCACGTGTATTTCTGTTGTCCTAGCGCAATACTTTGCACATCTATTCATTCAACCACACCACAAGCGTTGCTGTTTTAATGCCTGCATGGATGCAAATAGATCTTGCATTTTTGTCATCCAAGAGCACATAGGAAACCATGACGTCCGATTCTTGTATACTTGAGCACTTCGAGGAGATATTCAGTTGTGATGCATGTACTGTGCTTAAACATGCAATGCCACTTGATATACATGATGTTTAGTGTATTAATAAAGACGATAACTGACAAAATGCAAACAATACATCAAGCGCTAAGGAAGCTTTAGAACAAAGTTTGCTAGTATTTTTTTGGGTTGATATCTCCATGTGAACAGTAGATCACCAGAAATAATGTTCTCCTTTCACAGGCAATGCTGATGGTCTTGGAAATACTCGAAAAGAAGAACTGTACCATGCCTGTGACACTCTTAAGGTACTCAGGTCTTGCGCTAGTCCATTTTACCCTCAAAGAGCAAGCATTGTTCAGTTCCTGAAACGGCTCTCGTAATTTCAGATTCCACGTGAACAAGTTAAAGTCTTGGACCACCCGAAATTgcaggtgttttttttttaatccatgCTTGCATACCTGTACATAATGTTTGAAACACATGTGATCTTGACCCTATATATATCGTAGGATGGATTCCATGAGAAATGGGACCATGGACTATTGGCAGAACTTACCATGGAGAAGGTCCAACTATGGGACATCAACACGGTAATGACTTCATCTCAGAGGACATATGAACTCACAAGTACAgtgcatttttttctttgtacGTTACCAGCTTCTCCCTCTCACTTGTATTAGGTTGCCTTGAGCCCTTGAGTGTGCATGTTTCCTCCATGTTCCAAATTATAACACTGAAGGAACATGAGTAGTTGAGTACACAAATGTGCTGATCTGCATTTTGTGCAATATAAGAAATGTTTACTGAGCAATTCTCGCCAATTTACCAGTTCTCCTTTTTGCTTCTCCTGAATAATTAATCGAAGACCAAATATTGGGGGATATGCATGTTCAAACTTCcgcacttctttttttttataagaaaagaCATTTTTGACAACTTTTTGCGAACTCTACTTAATCTAGAGTGAAGCCTTAATATCTGGTACATCTACATTAGTTATTAAGTACTGTACACCATATGACTGCAGGATGCACAATTCAAACGCTTTACCTTCATTTGCTATGTACCTAAAAAATTTGATAGCTATTTTTGTTCAACTGCCTCTGTTTACTGATGCAATATTTGATCCCATCTCAGATTGTGACCTTTGATTCCTATGGAGTGTCGGGCCATCCAAATCACCAAGATGTTCATCATGGCATACGGTTAGTTCAACTATCTGGTTTAGCACTTTATGGGTAGCCACAGTACCATGAACACGAACTGCTGACATTTTTTATTAAGATTTGGATTCCAATATGACTGGTGTCGAAGCTGTTGTTATCTGTTGACTGTGCACTAATTGTTCACATTTCTTTCACTTATGACCTGTTGTACTACATATATGACTGTCACATTTGTGTGGTATATTTCTATTATGTTGCTCAAGAGTCTAAAAAGGTCTACATCTGTATGAACAGCAAGATTTTGCGTGAGAACGGGCAAGGCAACATTGAAGCTTGGCAACTTGTAAGGTCCTTCCCCAAAATCCTTGGACTACCTTCTTTGGATTAATGATTTCCTCTTGATTCATTCTAGAGCGGAATAGAACATGTGTTACTTTCTTGAATTTGTCTATCTTGTGCTTATTTTTAAAGCTACCGATTTCATAGTTTTCTTAGGAACCAGAAAGGCAGAAACAACAATGCTACACTTGCCTTCTCTATATTGTATTGATGACTTAGCTCTTTTGGTGTTAATTTCGTCAGAGTCTTTGGCACTAGGACAATTAACCTCCAATTAGATGGATTTTGATACGGGACAACAATAAATAGCTTCTTTCTTATGTTATACCCAAAATTcctaaaataaaaggaaaaggacTTTCCACCCTTCCTGGGGTTCTTGTATGGATGCGTTGGACAAACACAAAGCTAGTGATTTTGTGTTATGGGCTTGGTTTGAGGGAGGGTCAGTGCAGAAGAAGTAGCTGTGATTGGTGGGTGGACGTGGCTTTTGTTGGCGGCCTAGACAACCCATGGTGATGTTGTCCGAGAGGAGGGAGCGGGGGGAGGTGTGACGGTGGCTAGGGAAGCCGACCGGCGCACAGAGGGAGAGGGCAAGAGAGTTGAGAGGAGAAGCTGTTCTATGTCTAGCTAAATGAATTATGAGTCCCACTGTCTCATGTTTATAGTCAAGGAGCTTCCAAACAGATTGATCAACTAGAGTTAATCTTCCAAGTATTAAAAGATATCCTTCCTAACTTAAGAAACAACTAAACTCCTATTTTAGATAATTACCAGTGGGGCAGCGGCGGTGGCTTGACCTAGCCTTGCTGCCCGCTACATGGTGGCTGGGTAGCGGTGGTTCTGGCATGGGCCACCACCCGAGCTCAACCCCATGGACTTCGAGTCCATAACACTTTTCTATTTGATAAATGAAGGCCATATACGTATTGCAAAAAATTTCAAGCTACTGCTGGCTTATTTTTAATATACCCTCTTTTTTTGTCTTGATCGAACCAcgtgtttgatttttttcttgttttttttctccctAGGAGAAACACATTAGGGTGGAGTTAAGATGATTCATGCCGGATTATTTTTAAATGTAGGCAAGCGTGAATATTCTTCGCAAGTACAGTGGTCCAGTTGACATTTGGTTATCGTTGTTGATCTCCTTCTCAAGCTCAAAGCAACCAATCTATACTGTAGTTAACAGTAGCCCGTACAGAAGCTATCAGGCAATGGCTTCTCACAGAAGCCAATGGGTTTGGTAAGTGTAGAAGTTTTATATTTCCAATGTTgcctactctttttttttttctaagaaagCATCATTTCTGACATCTGGTTTTAGAAACTCAATCTACAGAATGTTGGAGGTCAATCCGTAGTGTTATAAGTTTGAAATGAAATTTCTGATTGTATCTTATCTACATATGGTTCCACACGATAGATTATGACCCACACATACCGAGTCAATGACTGTCTGCTGGCATAACATCAACTCGGCATCTACCAGTAGCCATATTGGGAAATAATGGGGAATCATGTTGACCTGAATAGTTAAGGAAGCTCATTGTTGTATAAAACATTATAAGTTTGTTAGGATTTGTAAATAAATAGTCCCAACTTTCTATCTCagatttcaaaaagaaaaaagaaattcgACTACGGTTGCTGTGTGAGAAAATCAACTTATTCCATGTGTTCTTGCAGGTTTAGAAGAATGTTTGTCTTGTTCTCAAGTTATACGTACATTAATACGCTACAGAATGTGTAGCATTTGACATCATATCAATCAAAGCAAGTAATTTGTCAAACATGCGCCTCCGATGTTCCTAATTTTGTACATGCAACTATAAGCACGAAGCTTCTTCTGAAGACTTTGCTGCCATTGGAGTAGGAACTTCAGAAACGGAATTAAGAAGGTACAAGAAATTAGGAATGCTGGTTATTTCATGTCTGTTATTGTTTGTATCAATTGATTTTGTTGTACACTGTCCA harbors:
- the LOC133887738 gene encoding uncharacterized protein LOC133887738 isoform X1; translated protein: MSWIWMLSAAGAVLLWAISLGRILYSSAPSCVTLSPGFLPPLRGDRRGRNVLLVVAHPDDESMFFAPTILFLKSKCHSIHILCMSQGNADGLGNTRKEELYHACDTLKIPREQVKVLDHPKLQDGFHEKWDHGLLAELTMEKVQLWDINTIVTFDSYGVSGHPNHQDVHHGIRKILRENGQGNIEAWQLASVNILRKYSGPVDIWLSLLISFSSSKQPIYTVVNSSPYRSYQAMASHRSQWVWFRRMFVLFSSYTYINTLQNV
- the LOC133889271 gene encoding protochlorophyllide reductase, with the protein product MALQAALLPSTLSVPKKGNLVAALVKDTAFLSVTQKKLLVPSLSVRAQVATAPVATPGASASVADRKKTLRQGVVVITGASSGLGLAAAKALAETGKWHVVMACRDFLKAAKAAKAAGMADGSYTIMHLDLASLDSVRQFVDNFRRAGMPLDSLVCNAAIYRPTARTPTFTADGYEMSVGVNHLGHFLLARLLLDDLNKSDYPSRRLIILGSITGNTNTLAGNVPPKAGLGDLRGLAGGLRVQNGSAMIDGAESFDGAKAYKDSKICNMLTMQELHRRYHEETGITFASLYPGCIATTGLFREHIPLFRLLFPPFQRFITKGFVSEAESGKRLAQVVSDPSLTKSGVYWSWNKDSASFENQLSQEASDPEKARKLWEISEKLVGLA
- the LOC133887738 gene encoding uncharacterized protein LOC133887738 isoform X2, coding for MSWIWMLSAAGAVLLWAISLGRILYSSAPSCVTLSPGFLPPLRGDRRGRNVLLVVAHPDDESMFFAPTILFLKSKCHSIHILCMSQGNADGLGNTRKEELYHACDTLKDGFHEKWDHGLLAELTMEKVQLWDINTIVTFDSYGVSGHPNHQDVHHGIRKILRENGQGNIEAWQLASVNILRKYSGPVDIWLSLLISFSSSKQPIYTVVNSSPYRSYQAMASHRSQWVWFRRMFVLFSSYTYINTLQNV